In Colwellia sp. M166, a genomic segment contains:
- the nqrM gene encoding (Na+)-NQR maturation NqrM, with the protein MAIFLITLGFFLVIVMAMAVGYIFQKKTLAGSCGGLANVGIEKSCNCDNPCEKRQERERVAAMEIGNINVKNI; encoded by the coding sequence ATGGCTATATTTTTAATCACTTTAGGTTTTTTTCTCGTTATTGTTATGGCAATGGCAGTGGGGTATATTTTTCAAAAGAAAACCCTTGCTGGTAGCTGTGGTGGCCTAGCAAATGTGGGTATTGAAAAATCATGTAATTGCGATAATCCATGTGAAAAGCGTCAAGAACGTGAGCGCGTTGCAGCAATGGAAATTGGCAATATTAATGTGAAAAATATTTGA
- a CDS encoding NADH:ubiquinone reductase (Na(+)-transporting) subunit B encodes MGLKKFFEDIEPQFEKGGKFETWYALYEAVATGLFTPGQVNQGRTHVRDSIDLKRIMITVWLAVFPAMFWGMYNIGFQATDALAAGFALPDTWQVGLFEMLGGSLSAESGWFSMMLYGAMFFLPIYATVFIVGGFWEVLFATVRKHEVNEGFFVSSILFALILPATIPLWQAAIGITFGVVVAKEVFGGTGKNFLNPALAGRAFLFFAYPTEISGDAVWVAADGFSGATALSAANQGLNDYTMSADWWNAFWGYIPGSVGEVSTAMILLGGAYILYKGIASWRIVLGVFAGMVITAMLFNAIGSDTNAMFAMPWYWHLVTGGFAFGMMFMATDPVSASFTNTGKYWFGALVGVMVVLVRVVNPAFPEGMMLAILFANLFAPLFDYFVVQGNIKRRLARNV; translated from the coding sequence ATGGGCTTGAAAAAGTTTTTTGAAGATATTGAACCGCAATTTGAAAAAGGCGGTAAATTTGAAACTTGGTATGCGCTTTATGAAGCGGTAGCTACGGGTTTATTTACCCCCGGCCAAGTAAACCAAGGTCGCACGCATGTGCGTGACAGCATTGATCTAAAGCGTATCATGATCACAGTATGGCTAGCGGTATTTCCTGCCATGTTCTGGGGTATGTACAATATAGGTTTTCAAGCGACTGACGCATTAGCGGCAGGTTTTGCTTTACCTGATACCTGGCAAGTAGGTTTATTTGAAATGTTGGGCGGTAGCTTATCGGCAGAATCTGGTTGGTTCAGTATGATGCTTTACGGCGCAATGTTCTTCTTACCTATTTATGCAACAGTATTTATTGTTGGTGGTTTTTGGGAAGTACTGTTTGCGACTGTTCGTAAACATGAAGTTAACGAAGGTTTCTTTGTTAGTTCAATTCTTTTTGCCTTAATCCTTCCTGCAACCATTCCGTTATGGCAGGCCGCTATTGGTATTACTTTTGGTGTTGTAGTTGCTAAAGAAGTATTCGGTGGTACAGGTAAAAACTTCTTAAATCCTGCATTAGCGGGTCGTGCGTTTTTATTCTTTGCCTATCCGACTGAAATCTCAGGTGATGCTGTTTGGGTTGCTGCTGATGGTTTCTCTGGTGCAACGGCATTAAGTGCTGCCAATCAAGGCTTAAACGATTATACGATGAGTGCTGACTGGTGGAATGCTTTTTGGGGTTATATTCCTGGCTCTGTTGGTGAAGTTTCAACAGCAATGATTTTACTTGGTGGTGCCTACATCCTTTATAAAGGTATTGCTTCATGGCGTATCGTATTAGGTGTTTTTGCTGGTATGGTTATTACCGCCATGCTATTTAATGCTATTGGCAGTGACACGAACGCTATGTTCGCTATGCCTTGGTATTGGCACTTAGTAACCGGTGGTTTTGCCTTTGGTATGATGTTTATGGCAACAGATCCCGTGTCGGCGTCATTTACTAATACCGGTAAATACTGGTTCGGTGCGCTTGTTGGTGTCATGGTAGTTTTAGTACGTGTTGTTAACCCAGCATTCCCTGAAGGCATGATGTTAGCTATTTTATTCGCTAATTTATTTGCGCCTCTTTTCGACTACTTTGTCGTGCAAGGGAACATCAAACGGAGGCTTGCTCGCAATGTCTAG
- the dinB gene encoding DNA polymerase IV: protein MRKIIHVDMDAFYVSVEIRDEPSLAGKPVAVGGKSDRRGVLSTCNYIARQYGVSSAMATALALKKCPDLIVVPGRMHVYKEVSQIIRSIFERYTDIIEPLSLDEAYLDVTNSDLHHGSATLIAQEIREEIYQATGLTASAGIAPLKFIAKVASDLNKPNGQCTIGPNDVYRFIEKLSLKKIPGVGKVTSEKLQKLGFETCGDIRASDEAFLVSKFGKYGQVLWHRSHGIDEREVQVSRIRKSVGVERTFEYDMSISHEMADVLKQELIPELKRRAAKYLANRKVNKIGVKVKFQDFQQTTKEQACTEINIDLFLKLLSEAVSRGKGKSVRLLGVHIGLADEKVNELQLGLDL from the coding sequence ATGAGAAAGATCATTCACGTAGATATGGATGCATTTTATGTATCCGTTGAAATTAGAGATGAGCCAAGTTTAGCTGGAAAGCCTGTAGCTGTTGGTGGCAAATCTGATCGACGTGGCGTACTTTCAACATGTAATTATATTGCACGACAGTATGGTGTTAGTTCAGCAATGGCAACAGCATTGGCATTGAAAAAATGCCCTGATCTTATCGTTGTTCCCGGAAGAATGCATGTGTATAAAGAGGTAAGCCAGATCATTAGAAGTATTTTTGAACGCTATACCGATATAATTGAACCGCTTTCGTTAGATGAAGCCTATTTAGATGTAACCAACTCTGATTTACATCATGGCTCAGCAACGTTAATAGCTCAAGAAATAAGAGAGGAAATTTACCAGGCAACTGGGTTAACTGCTTCGGCAGGAATTGCTCCATTGAAGTTTATCGCGAAAGTTGCTTCTGATCTAAATAAACCTAATGGGCAATGCACTATAGGGCCAAACGACGTTTATCGTTTTATTGAAAAGTTGTCTTTAAAAAAAATCCCTGGTGTTGGTAAAGTCACATCTGAAAAACTACAAAAACTCGGTTTTGAAACATGTGGCGACATTAGAGCATCCGATGAGGCTTTCTTGGTAAGTAAGTTTGGTAAGTATGGCCAAGTTCTTTGGCACCGGAGTCATGGAATTGATGAGCGAGAAGTTCAAGTCAGCCGAATAAGAAAATCTGTTGGGGTGGAAAGGACCTTTGAATATGATATGAGCATTAGCCATGAAATGGCTGATGTTCTTAAGCAAGAGTTAATACCTGAACTTAAGAGAAGGGCGGCTAAGTACTTAGCGAATAGAAAGGTTAATAAGATTGGTGTAAAAGTAAAATTTCAAGACTTTCAACAAACGACAAAGGAACAGGCTTGTACAGAAATAAATATTGATTTATTTCTCAAGTTGTTAAGTGAGGCTGTCAGTCGTGGAAAAGGCAAATCTGTTAGATTATTAGGTGTTCATATTGGTCTTGCTGATGAGAAAGTAAATGAATTACAGCTTGGCTTAGATTTATAA
- a CDS encoding FAD:protein FMN transferase, whose translation MQYSFNQNRRKLVVKLLALTAVLLVLGGCFPSNDLARQEYLMQGNTMGTTYNIKVVGENIDSVKLQQGIDEKLKQLNQEMSTYINDSELSTFNQSSSLAPVSVSPGLARVLKEAIRLGKLSEGALDVTVGPLVNLWGFGPEYRPETVPSDELLAQTKARVGLDKLVFEQGMLSKSIPNLYVDLSTIAKGYGVDLVAEFIEANGINNYLVEIGGEMRLKGFKHTGELWHVAIEKPLTNERAVHQIIIPKDNAVATSGDYRIYFEADGQRFSHIIDPKIGKPINHKLVSVTVIHPSSMTADGLSTAMMVMGEEKALAFAEENDLAVYIIAKTDHGFVEQSTVKFMQYLK comes from the coding sequence ATGCAATATAGTTTTAATCAGAATAGACGCAAGTTGGTCGTTAAATTATTGGCGTTAACCGCTGTACTGTTAGTGCTTGGAGGTTGTTTTCCAAGTAACGATCTCGCTCGTCAAGAATATCTCATGCAAGGAAATACCATGGGCACGACTTATAATATTAAGGTCGTTGGTGAAAATATTGATAGCGTTAAATTGCAGCAAGGTATTGATGAAAAACTTAAACAGCTGAATCAAGAAATGTCGACTTATATTAATGATTCTGAATTGTCGACATTCAATCAGTCGAGCTCACTTGCGCCGGTAAGCGTTTCTCCAGGTTTGGCGCGAGTGCTTAAAGAAGCTATCCGTTTAGGCAAACTAAGTGAAGGGGCACTTGATGTTACTGTCGGACCTTTGGTTAATTTATGGGGCTTTGGCCCTGAATATCGCCCTGAGACAGTACCAAGTGATGAATTACTAGCGCAAACTAAGGCGCGTGTAGGTTTAGATAAACTGGTATTTGAACAGGGTATGTTGAGTAAAAGCATTCCAAATCTTTATGTTGATTTGTCTACTATTGCTAAAGGTTATGGTGTTGATTTAGTAGCAGAATTTATTGAAGCTAATGGTATCAATAACTACTTAGTCGAAATTGGTGGTGAAATGCGGCTGAAAGGCTTTAAACATACGGGTGAACTTTGGCATGTTGCTATCGAAAAGCCGTTAACTAATGAGCGTGCTGTTCATCAAATTATTATTCCAAAAGATAACGCTGTCGCCACATCGGGTGATTACAGGATTTACTTTGAAGCTGACGGCCAACGATTTTCGCATATCATAGACCCAAAAATTGGAAAGCCAATCAACCATAAACTGGTCTCAGTTACAGTAATACACCCGTCTTCAATGACAGCAGATGGTTTATCGACTGCCATGATGGTGATGGGAGAAGAGAAAGCGCTAGCGTTTGCCGAAGAAAATGATCTTGCTGTTTACATTATAGCGAAGACAGATCATGGCTTTGTTGAACAAAGCACGGTAAAATTCATGCAATACCTCAAGTAG
- the nqrF gene encoding NADH:ubiquinone reductase (Na(+)-transporting) subunit F, whose product MEIIILGVSMFTVIVLALVMVILFAKSKLVSSGDVTISINGDPEKAVVTAAGGKLLGALADQGIFIPSACGGGGTCGQCRVEIHSGGGDILPTESGHINKREAKEGCRLACQVAVKQDMDIVLEDEIFGVQQWECEVISNDNKATFIKELKLQIPNGESVPFRAGGYIQIEAPAHHVKYSDFDIDEQYRGDWNHFGFFDVESKVDTDTLRAYSMANYPEEEGIIMLNVRIATPPPGRLHLPAGKMSSYIFSLKAGDKVTISGPFGEFFAKETDNEMVFIGGGAGMAPMRSHIFDQLKRLKSKRKMSFWYGARSKREMFYEDDYNGLAADNDNFNWHVALSDPQPEDNWGGMTGFIHNVLYENYLKDHEAPEDCEYYMCGPPMMNAAVIHMLKDLGVEDENIMLDDFGG is encoded by the coding sequence ATGGAAATAATTATTCTCGGCGTATCGATGTTTACCGTGATAGTACTAGCATTAGTGATGGTGATTTTATTCGCCAAGTCTAAGTTAGTTTCTTCAGGTGACGTTACGATCAGCATCAATGGCGACCCAGAAAAAGCAGTAGTCACTGCTGCTGGCGGTAAGCTTTTAGGCGCCTTGGCTGACCAAGGTATTTTTATACCTTCAGCCTGTGGTGGCGGTGGTACTTGTGGCCAGTGTCGTGTAGAAATTCATTCAGGTGGTGGTGATATTTTACCAACTGAATCAGGTCATATAAACAAGCGTGAAGCAAAAGAAGGTTGTCGTTTAGCCTGTCAAGTAGCTGTTAAACAAGACATGGATATTGTACTTGAAGATGAAATCTTCGGTGTTCAACAATGGGAATGTGAAGTTATTTCTAACGATAACAAAGCAACCTTCATTAAAGAACTTAAATTACAAATCCCTAATGGCGAATCAGTACCTTTCCGTGCTGGTGGTTACATTCAAATTGAAGCTCCAGCTCATCACGTAAAATACAGCGATTTCGATATCGATGAACAGTATCGTGGCGATTGGAATCATTTTGGTTTCTTTGATGTAGAATCAAAAGTGGATACTGACACCTTGCGTGCATATTCAATGGCGAACTACCCAGAAGAAGAAGGCATTATCATGCTGAATGTTCGTATTGCTACGCCGCCTCCAGGACGTTTGCATTTACCAGCAGGTAAAATGTCGTCTTATATTTTCAGTTTAAAAGCGGGTGATAAAGTAACTATTTCAGGTCCCTTTGGTGAATTCTTCGCGAAAGAAACTGATAATGAAATGGTATTTATTGGTGGTGGTGCTGGTATGGCGCCGATGCGTTCACACATCTTTGATCAACTTAAGCGTTTAAAGTCAAAACGTAAAATGTCGTTCTGGTATGGTGCTCGTTCTAAACGTGAAATGTTCTATGAAGATGATTACAACGGCCTTGCTGCTGATAATGATAACTTTAATTGGCATGTTGCGTTATCTGATCCACAACCAGAAGATAACTGGGGCGGCATGACAGGTTTTATTCATAATGTACTTTATGAAAACTACTTGAAAGATCATGAAGCGCCAGAAGATTGTGAGTACTACATGTGTGGTCCCCCAATGATGAACGCTGCAGTTATTCATATGCTAAAAGATCTTGGTGTTGAAGATGAAAACATCATGTTAGATGATTTTGGTGGCTAA
- the nqrE gene encoding NADH:ubiquinone reductase (Na(+)-transporting) subunit E has product MEHYLSLFVKTIFIENMALTFFLGMCTFLAVSKKVSTAIGLGVAVVVVLGIAVPANQIIYQAVLAPGALDNLMGVTDPANSIDLSFLSFITFIGVIAALVQILEMVLDKYFPALYQALGIFLPLITVNCAIFGGVSFMVAKNLTLGESVVYGIGSGIGWMLAIVLMAGIREKMKYSDVPDGLKGLGITFITAGLMAFGFLSFGGISL; this is encoded by the coding sequence ATGGAACATTATTTAAGTTTGTTTGTTAAGACCATATTTATTGAAAATATGGCATTAACCTTTTTTCTTGGTATGTGTACATTCTTAGCGGTTTCTAAGAAAGTGAGCACAGCGATAGGTCTAGGTGTTGCGGTTGTTGTGGTATTGGGTATTGCGGTACCGGCTAACCAAATTATTTATCAAGCGGTTTTAGCGCCAGGTGCGTTAGATAACTTGATGGGTGTCACCGATCCAGCTAACTCTATTGATTTAAGCTTCTTGTCTTTCATTACCTTTATTGGTGTGATTGCGGCATTAGTACAAATTCTTGAAATGGTATTAGATAAATACTTCCCGGCTTTATATCAAGCGCTTGGTATTTTCTTACCGCTGATCACAGTTAACTGTGCCATCTTCGGTGGCGTTTCATTTATGGTTGCGAAAAACTTAACTCTTGGCGAAAGTGTTGTTTACGGCATTGGCTCAGGTATAGGTTGGATGTTAGCCATTGTATTGATGGCGGGTATTCGTGAAAAGATGAAATACTCAGATGTACCTGATGGCTTAAAAGGCTTAGGTATTACGTTTATTACTGCAGGATTGATGGCATTTGGCTTTCTTTCTTTCGGTGGTATTTCACTTTAG
- the nhaD gene encoding sodium:proton antiporter NhaD — protein sequence MFKKILLILLLSCLSSTSWASGPGSIDLTNSIFGFTALILFSIAYLLVIGEDLIHLRKSKPVLVAAGVIWLIIGWIYTQNGIPLEAEEAFNHNLLEYAQLLLFLLVAMTYINAMEERGIFDGLRLWMVSKGLSLRALFWLTGILAFAISSFANNLTTAMLMCAIILKVASQDKKFINIACINIVIAANAGGVFSPFGDITTLMIWQSGLVKFEQFIVLFIPSLVNFLVPAIIMSFFISNEKSAPVVDEKFKIKRGAKRIVLLFILTIATAVLCHSLVNMPPVLGMMMGLGYLKFLGFYLRMSLPRSLDKKRTLAEAENDEEELKKLGNIIPFDIFDKIARAEWDTLLFFYGVVMCVGGLGFMGYLSLVSEALYSNWSPTYANIAVGVLSAIVDNIPVVFAVLSMNPVMDLQQWLLVTMTAGVGGSLLSIGSAAGVALMGQTKGVYSFMGHLKWSWVIVLGYAASIGVHFLING from the coding sequence ATGTTTAAAAAGATACTATTAATCCTGTTACTTTCCTGTCTTTCTTCTACTTCTTGGGCATCAGGTCCTGGCAGCATTGATTTAACCAATTCTATATTTGGTTTTACCGCACTGATTTTATTTTCAATTGCTTATTTGCTTGTTATTGGTGAAGACTTAATTCATTTAAGAAAATCTAAACCTGTGCTTGTTGCCGCCGGTGTTATTTGGTTGATTATTGGCTGGATATATACGCAAAATGGTATTCCATTAGAAGCTGAAGAGGCTTTTAATCATAACTTACTCGAATATGCACAATTATTATTATTTCTTCTGGTTGCTATGACATATATAAATGCCATGGAAGAACGAGGTATCTTTGATGGCTTGCGCTTATGGATGGTTTCTAAAGGCTTAAGTTTAAGAGCCTTGTTTTGGTTGACGGGTATTTTAGCCTTTGCTATTTCTTCATTTGCCAACAACTTAACAACCGCTATGTTGATGTGTGCAATTATTTTAAAAGTAGCATCTCAAGATAAAAAATTCATTAATATTGCTTGTATTAATATTGTTATTGCCGCCAATGCCGGTGGGGTATTTAGCCCTTTTGGCGATATCACCACCTTAATGATTTGGCAGTCAGGATTAGTTAAGTTTGAGCAATTTATTGTTTTATTTATTCCATCTCTAGTTAATTTCTTGGTGCCGGCCATTATTATGAGTTTTTTCATCTCAAATGAAAAATCGGCTCCAGTAGTAGATGAAAAATTCAAAATTAAAAGGGGAGCAAAACGTATTGTATTGCTCTTTATTCTTACTATCGCTACGGCAGTGTTATGTCACAGCCTAGTTAATATGCCGCCAGTACTAGGTATGATGATGGGACTTGGCTATTTGAAATTTTTAGGATTTTATTTACGGATGAGCTTACCTCGCTCTTTAGATAAAAAGCGGACACTGGCCGAAGCAGAAAACGATGAGGAAGAGTTGAAAAAACTTGGCAACATTATTCCTTTCGATATTTTTGATAAAATAGCGCGGGCTGAATGGGATACCTTGTTGTTTTTCTACGGCGTAGTAATGTGTGTGGGGGGGTTAGGCTTTATGGGCTATTTAAGCCTAGTTTCTGAGGCGTTATATAGTAATTGGAGCCCAACTTATGCCAATATTGCTGTTGGCGTGCTGTCGGCAATTGTCGATAATATTCCGGTGGTATTTGCTGTATTAAGTATGAATCCTGTTATGGATCTACAGCAATGGCTACTAGTAACGATGACCGCAGGTGTTGGTGGTAGTTTATTGTCAATTGGCTCAGCGGCAGGTGTTGCGTTAATGGGGCAAACAAAAGGTGTTTATTCATTTATGGGGCATCTGAAATGGAGTTGGGTTATTGTTTTAGGTTACGCGGCGAGTATCGGGGTACACTTTTTAATTAATGGCTAA
- a CDS encoding HupE/UreJ family protein, with product MHTRTLSCFYFFITLFFSILFSNASFAHTDDINQATLSLENGEHYQLTVTVDFIHILKKHLNISGDDDKVIKALNQQSFLEQKKLLEQLKNILSQQSSIYFDNIAQSISSFKGLELQQLKRILSQQVNLSEYKAQLQATGNIPENMNTVTLRFSPLLGNVILKVVRPEQEILSTAALSNRYQISTVNTKREDRSNTLTKILTLASDYLYQGFVHILPRGLDHILFVLALFLFAKRRSTLIWQISAFTLAHTITLALGIYGIISLPSNIVEPLIALSIVYVGLENIYRAKNNKISHSRMPIIFAFGLLHGLGFASVLADVGLPQSQYALSLISFNIGVELGQLTVIALAFICLLPFRAKNWYQTKLVLTLNVAIAIIASYWLIERIT from the coding sequence TTGCATACCCGCACACTGTCCTGTTTTTATTTTTTTATCACTTTATTTTTCTCGATACTTTTTTCAAACGCTAGCTTTGCTCATACTGATGATATTAATCAAGCAACTTTATCATTAGAGAATGGTGAACACTACCAGTTGACCGTGACCGTTGACTTTATTCATATCCTAAAAAAACACTTAAATATTTCAGGCGATGATGACAAAGTAATAAAGGCACTTAATCAACAGAGTTTTTTAGAGCAGAAAAAACTCCTTGAACAACTTAAGAATATTCTCAGCCAGCAATCAAGTATCTACTTTGATAACATTGCCCAGAGTATCAGCAGTTTTAAAGGTTTAGAATTACAGCAGTTAAAACGGATTTTGTCTCAACAAGTCAACTTATCTGAATATAAGGCACAATTACAGGCTACGGGGAATATTCCTGAAAATATGAATACGGTTACTCTTCGTTTTTCACCACTATTAGGTAACGTAATACTCAAGGTCGTTCGACCTGAGCAAGAGATACTGAGCACTGCAGCATTAAGTAATCGTTATCAAATCAGTACAGTAAATACCAAGCGAGAAGATAGAAGTAATACACTCACTAAGATATTAACGCTTGCTAGCGATTACCTTTACCAAGGCTTTGTGCATATTTTACCTAGAGGGCTAGATCATATTCTATTTGTCTTAGCGCTTTTTCTCTTTGCTAAACGGCGTAGTACCTTAATCTGGCAAATATCAGCATTTACTTTAGCGCACACCATAACCTTAGCGTTAGGCATTTATGGCATAATATCGCTGCCTAGCAATATTGTAGAGCCACTTATTGCCCTATCTATCGTCTATGTCGGATTAGAAAATATATATCGGGCAAAAAATAACAAAATAAGTCATAGCCGTATGCCAATAATATTTGCTTTTGGTTTATTGCATGGTTTAGGCTTTGCTTCAGTGTTAGCTGATGTTGGCTTACCACAAAGTCAGTATGCACTTAGTTTAATTTCATTCAACATAGGTGTTGAACTAGGACAATTGACCGTTATCGCTTTAGCTTTTATATGCTTGCTGCCTTTTAGGGCGAAGAATTGGTACCAAACTAAGTTGGTACTTACGCTCAATGTTGCTATTGCTATTATCGCAAGTTATTGGCTTATTGAACGCATAACTTAA
- a CDS encoding NADH:ubiquinone reductase (Na(+)-transporting) subunit D, with translation MSTDTKKVLFGPIVDNNPIALQVLGVCSALAVTSSLANALVMTVAVMLVTGFSNLFISLIRNQIPSSVRIIVQMAIIASLVIVVDQVLKAFSYQLSKELSVFIGLIITNCIVMGRAEAFAMKEKPGVSFLDGIGNGLGYGAVLMIVAFFRELFGFGTLFGAEIFTLVQNGGWYQGNGLLVLPFSSFFIIGLIIWALRQYKPEQVEKD, from the coding sequence ATGTCTACCGATACTAAAAAGGTTCTATTTGGACCTATTGTTGATAATAACCCTATTGCTTTACAAGTGCTTGGTGTTTGTTCTGCGCTTGCAGTAACAAGTTCACTTGCTAACGCTTTGGTTATGACCGTTGCCGTTATGTTAGTAACCGGCTTTTCGAATCTGTTTATTTCACTTATTCGTAATCAAATCCCATCAAGTGTACGTATTATTGTGCAAATGGCGATCATCGCTTCTTTGGTAATTGTAGTTGACCAAGTGCTAAAAGCATTTTCTTACCAACTATCAAAAGAGTTATCAGTATTCATCGGACTGATCATTACTAACTGTATTGTTATGGGCCGTGCTGAAGCTTTTGCCATGAAAGAAAAGCCAGGCGTTAGCTTTTTAGATGGTATTGGTAATGGCTTAGGCTACGGTGCTGTGTTAATGATTGTTGCTTTTTTCCGTGAACTATTTGGCTTTGGTACATTGTTTGGTGCTGAAATATTTACTTTAGTGCAAAACGGCGGTTGGTATCAAGGTAACGGCTTGTTAGTTTTACCTTTTAGCTCATTCTTCATTATCGGTTTGATCATCTGGGCACTGCGCCAGTACAAACCAGAACAAGTAGAGAAGGACTAA
- a CDS encoding Na(+)-translocating NADH-quinone reductase subunit C, translated as MSSNKETFGKTVGFVFIVCLVCAALVSVSAVGLKPLQTANKLLDKQTKILETAGLLELAGNDIVATYEKFVDAKMIDLATGKVVEGDVVAFEERADARDKAKSSKPENDIAGLNRQANRAVVYLVKDEQDNVSTIVLPIVGSGLWDLMYGFIGLEADMNTVKSVIYSDLKETPGLGAEVLNPRWKALWPGKKMFDEQGNVAIRIVKGGAKAGDIHGVDALSGATLTSNGVERTLRFWLGEEGYGPFITNYRAGGLN; from the coding sequence ATGTCTAGTAATAAAGAAACGTTTGGCAAAACAGTTGGTTTTGTATTTATTGTTTGTTTAGTTTGTGCTGCACTAGTGTCTGTTTCTGCGGTTGGTTTAAAACCTCTCCAAACAGCAAACAAGTTGCTTGATAAGCAAACTAAAATTCTTGAAACTGCGGGTCTTTTAGAACTTGCAGGCAATGATATCGTTGCTACTTATGAAAAATTTGTTGATGCTAAAATGATTGATCTTGCAACCGGTAAAGTGGTTGAAGGTGATGTTGTTGCTTTTGAAGAGCGTGCTGATGCGCGTGATAAAGCTAAAAGCTCAAAGCCTGAAAATGATATCGCTGGTTTAAATCGCCAAGCTAATAGAGCGGTGGTTTATTTAGTGAAGGATGAGCAAGATAACGTATCAACTATTGTATTACCTATTGTTGGCTCTGGTCTTTGGGATCTAATGTATGGTTTTATCGGTCTAGAAGCTGATATGAATACCGTGAAAAGCGTTATTTACTCTGATCTTAAGGAAACCCCTGGCTTAGGTGCGGAAGTACTTAATCCTCGATGGAAAGCTTTATGGCCAGGTAAAAAAATGTTTGACGAGCAAGGCAACGTCGCCATTAGAATTGTTAAAGGTGGTGCTAAAGCCGGTGATATTCACGGCGTAGACGCTTTATCTGGTGCAACATTAACCAGTAATGGTGTTGAGCGTACGCTACGATTTTGGTTAGGTGAAGAAGGTTACGGCCCATTTATTACTAACTATCGTGCTGGAGGACTGAACTAA